The following is a genomic window from Amycolatopsis sp. BJA-103.
GTGGACGTTGCCCTTGCCGAGCTCGCGGTCGACCTGCGAGGTGACCGACTGGGTCTTCGAGATCTTCTTCGACTCGAGCCGCTCGAGCTCCTTCATGTTCAGGAAGTCCATGTTCCCGCCCACGTTGAGCTGCATCGTCCGGTCGAGCTGGACGCCGCGGTCCTCGAACAGCTTCGCCAGCACGCGGTGCGTGATGGTGGCGCCGACCTGGGACTTGATGTCGTCACCGACGATCGGGACACCGGCCGCGCGGAACTTCTCCGCCCACTCGGGGTCGGAGGCGATGAACACCGGCAGCGCGTTGACGAACGCCACACCGGCGTCGATGCACGCCTGCGCGTAGAACTTGTCGGCCTCTTCGGAGCCCACCGGCAGGTAGGAGACGAGCACGTCGACCTCGGCCTCGCGCAGCGCGGCGACGACGTCGACCGGGGTCTCGTCGGACTCCTCGATGGTCTCGCGGTAGAACCGGCCGAGCCCGTCGTAGGTGTGACCGCGCTGCACGGTGACGCCCAGCGGCGGCACGTCGGCGATCTTGATGGTGTTGTTCTCGCTGGCGAAGATCGCCTCGGACAGATCGCGGCTGACCTTCTTGGCGTCCACGTCGAACGCGGCGACGAACTCGATGTCGCGGACGTGGTACTCGCCGAACACGACGTGCATCAAACCGGGCACGCGGGTGCTGGGATCTGCGTCGCGGTAGTACTGAACGCCCTGGACCAGCGAGGCCGCACAGTTGCCGACGCCCACGATGGCCACCCGAACGCGGCGGTTCTCGCCCATGCCGGTTTCTCCTTCATTCGTCCAACAGTTGTAGGTAGTGCTCAGCGGGCACGGAGAGCGCCTCAGGTCTCCGGTCCGCGCTGCTCGGCCTGTTCGTGCGCGATCAGCTCATTGAGCCAGCGCACCTCC
Proteins encoded in this region:
- a CDS encoding inositol-3-phosphate synthase; the protein is MGENRRVRVAIVGVGNCAASLVQGVQYYRDADPSTRVPGLMHVVFGEYHVRDIEFVAAFDVDAKKVSRDLSEAIFASENNTIKIADVPPLGVTVQRGHTYDGLGRFYRETIEESDETPVDVVAALREAEVDVLVSYLPVGSEEADKFYAQACIDAGVAFVNALPVFIASDPEWAEKFRAAGVPIVGDDIKSQVGATITHRVLAKLFEDRGVQLDRTMQLNVGGNMDFLNMKELERLESKKISKTQSVTSQVDRELGKGNVHIGPSDYVQWLDDRKWAYVRLEGRAFGDVPLNLEYKLEVWDSPNSAGIIIDAVRAAKIALDRGVGGPILSASSYFMKSPPEQYDDSTARDEVEKFIAGEA